The Chryseobacterium suipulveris genome window below encodes:
- a CDS encoding response regulator, whose amino-acid sequence MKSKKIIIVDDDVAILDSLGLMLDIEGFEVTAFERGSEIFSWVEKDAKPDAIILDMWLNNEDGREICKALKNKEATKNIPVIIMSASRGLEKTAIDSGANAFVSKPFNIDDIVSKIQHLTA is encoded by the coding sequence ATGAAATCAAAGAAAATAATCATAGTAGATGACGATGTGGCAATTCTCGATTCTTTGGGATTGATGCTCGATATTGAGGGATTTGAGGTTACGGCTTTCGAAAGGGGATCCGAAATTTTCAGCTGGGTTGAGAAAGACGCAAAACCTGATGCGATTATCCTTGATATGTGGCTGAATAATGAAGACGGCCGCGAAATCTGTAAAGCCCTTAAAAATAAAGAAGCCACAAAAAATATTCCTGTAATCATCATGTCTGCAAGCCGCGGTCTGGAAAAAACGGCGATCGATTCGGGAGCGAACGCTTTTGTGTCGAAACCTTTCAATATCGACGATATCGTAAGCAAAATCCAGCATTTGACTGCATAA
- a CDS encoding PAS domain-containing sensor histidine kinase: MDNQYYEKIKPESLINLFSQAPVALAMLMGKDFVIESANEQILQIWGKDDSVIGLPLVEALPEIKDQAFPDILLEVYETGKPFRGYKVSCFLERKGVLGEYFFDFVYSPVYDNANQIIGVSVVATEVTSQVKSEEQLADSELRFKNLILNADYSIAIYRGLDMIVELANDKMLRTWGKDRSVIGMPLEKAVPELEGQPFIDLLRKVYTTGETYSATEDRADLIVDGKLQTYFYNFSYKPIRNNRNEVYAILNMAVNVTDMVNSRKKLQEKSEKLRLSEAKYKGLSEAMPQIVWTSAANGNFSYLNERAKEYFDITDDFIGAKNFSIFIHPEDLPKVEKVWKKAVKKKSHYEIEYRAKNKSGEYIWLLTRAVPDLDEDGNVNQWIGTSIDINELKILQAQKDTFLGIASHELKTPLTSIKLYAQVLDRMLTKQGDSKTAEYAKKMDEQVVKLTSLIGDLLDVTKINSGKIQLNEDNFNIAELVDEIVEEQQLTSRHKITVEKNSVGTVYADKHRVSQVITNFLTNAVKYSPNADEVIVRSENDGANMIFSVRDFGLGIPDNKKDKVFEQYYRVSGEEQSTIPGLGLGLFIAAQIIERSNGKIWVESTLGKGSTFFFSLPLSEREN; this comes from the coding sequence AGGCACCTGTTGCGTTGGCGATGTTGATGGGCAAAGATTTTGTCATCGAGTCTGCCAATGAGCAAATACTCCAGATTTGGGGAAAAGACGATTCGGTTATTGGGCTTCCTTTGGTTGAAGCACTTCCCGAAATTAAAGATCAGGCGTTTCCGGATATTTTGCTGGAAGTGTACGAAACAGGCAAACCATTTCGTGGCTATAAAGTGTCCTGCTTTCTTGAAAGAAAAGGGGTTTTAGGGGAATATTTTTTCGATTTTGTCTATTCGCCAGTGTATGATAACGCAAATCAAATTATTGGAGTAAGTGTTGTAGCAACCGAAGTGACGTCGCAGGTGAAGTCTGAAGAACAACTTGCCGACAGTGAGCTCCGTTTCAAAAACCTCATTCTTAATGCCGATTATTCCATCGCGATCTATCGCGGGTTAGATATGATCGTGGAGCTTGCCAACGACAAAATGCTTCGAACTTGGGGTAAAGACAGATCCGTAATCGGAATGCCGCTCGAAAAAGCAGTGCCCGAACTGGAAGGACAACCTTTTATAGATTTGCTTCGAAAAGTTTACACGACAGGTGAAACCTATTCTGCAACCGAAGACCGAGCAGATTTGATAGTTGACGGGAAGTTGCAAACCTATTTTTATAACTTTTCGTATAAACCCATCCGCAACAATAGGAATGAAGTTTATGCCATCCTGAATATGGCAGTAAACGTAACCGACATGGTGAACTCGCGGAAGAAACTTCAGGAAAAATCTGAGAAGCTAAGGTTGTCGGAAGCAAAATATAAAGGACTCTCCGAAGCGATGCCACAGATTGTGTGGACTTCCGCTGCAAACGGGAACTTCAGTTACCTTAATGAAAGAGCGAAAGAGTATTTCGATATTACCGATGATTTTATCGGCGCTAAGAATTTCAGCATATTCATCCATCCCGAGGATTTGCCTAAAGTTGAAAAAGTTTGGAAAAAAGCCGTAAAGAAAAAAAGCCACTATGAAATTGAATACCGCGCGAAAAACAAAAGCGGCGAATACATTTGGCTTCTGACCCGTGCTGTTCCGGATCTCGACGAGGATGGAAACGTGAACCAGTGGATCGGAACCAGTATCGATATCAACGAACTGAAAATTCTACAGGCACAAAAAGACACCTTCCTGGGAATTGCAAGCCACGAACTGAAAACACCACTCACCAGTATTAAACTTTACGCTCAGGTTCTCGACCGCATGTTGACAAAGCAAGGCGATTCGAAAACTGCCGAATACGCGAAAAAAATGGATGAACAGGTGGTGAAACTCACTTCGCTGATCGGCGACCTTCTCGATGTGACCAAAATCAACAGCGGAAAAATACAGCTCAATGAGGATAATTTCAATATCGCTGAACTCGTAGATGAGATTGTCGAAGAGCAGCAACTCACAAGTCGACACAAAATTACCGTGGAAAAAAATTCCGTTGGAACGGTTTATGCAGACAAACATCGTGTAAGTCAGGTGATTACCAACTTTTTAACCAATGCGGTGAAATATTCGCCAAATGCGGATGAAGTCATTGTACGTTCAGAAAACGATGGAGCCAACATGATTTTCAGCGTTCGAGATTTCGGATTGGGAATCCCCGACAACAAAAAAGACAAAGTATTTGAACAGTATTACCGAGTAAGCGGAGAAGAACAAAGCACGATTCCCGGTTTGGGATTGGGACTTTTCATCGCCGCCCAGATTATCGAGCGATCCAACGGAAAAATCTGGGTAGAAAGTACATTAGGTAAAGGTTCAACATTCTTTTTCTCACTTCCGTTAAGTGAAAGGGAAAATTAG